The following are encoded in a window of Nocardioides houyundeii genomic DNA:
- a CDS encoding glutamate synthase subunit beta, with translation MADPKGFLKHGRQVATRRIVEERVKDWNEVYPDGIGRALLPIIGTQAGRCMDCGIPFCHQGCPLGNYIPEWNDLVWRDDWDGAMDRLHATNNFPEFTGRLCPAPCETACVLGINQDPVTIKNVEVSIIDRAWDSGYVRPQPPEWLSGRTVAVIGSGPAGLAAAQQLTRAGHTVAVYERADKLGGLLRYGIPEFKMEKKHLDRRLDQMRREGTIFRAGVDVGRDNLSGQRLLERYDAVVLATGSTVARDLPVPGRELAGIHQAMEFLPQANRTALGEEVPDQIRADGKHVVIIGGGDTGADCLGTSIRQGAASITQLEILPQPPETRPANQPWPSYPMTFRISSAHEEGGDRMFAVSTTEFLGDEEGRVRALRLVEVDAKFQPVAGTERDLPADLVLLAMGFTGPQREGLLDQLGVALDERGNVVRDERYAASVEKVFVAGDAGRGQSLIVWAIAEGRAAAAGVDAYLTGSTALPVPIPPTARPLSV, from the coding sequence ATGGCTGACCCCAAGGGCTTTCTCAAGCACGGACGCCAGGTGGCCACCCGGCGGATCGTGGAGGAGCGAGTCAAGGACTGGAACGAGGTCTATCCCGACGGCATCGGGCGCGCCCTCCTTCCCATCATCGGCACCCAGGCCGGACGCTGCATGGACTGCGGCATCCCGTTCTGCCACCAGGGCTGCCCGCTGGGCAACTACATCCCGGAGTGGAACGACCTGGTCTGGCGCGACGACTGGGACGGCGCGATGGACCGGCTGCACGCGACCAACAACTTCCCGGAGTTCACCGGTCGCCTGTGCCCGGCTCCGTGCGAGACCGCCTGCGTGCTGGGGATCAACCAGGACCCGGTGACCATCAAGAACGTCGAGGTCTCGATCATCGACCGCGCCTGGGACTCCGGCTACGTCCGGCCCCAGCCGCCGGAGTGGCTCTCGGGTCGCACGGTGGCCGTGATCGGCTCCGGCCCGGCCGGGCTGGCCGCCGCCCAGCAGCTCACCCGGGCCGGTCACACCGTGGCCGTCTACGAGCGCGCCGACAAGCTCGGTGGGCTGCTGCGCTACGGCATCCCCGAGTTCAAGATGGAGAAGAAGCACCTGGACCGTCGGCTGGACCAGATGCGGCGCGAGGGCACGATCTTCCGCGCCGGCGTCGACGTGGGCCGGGACAACCTCAGCGGCCAGCGGCTGCTGGAGCGTTACGACGCCGTCGTGCTGGCCACCGGGTCCACCGTGGCCCGGGACCTGCCCGTGCCCGGTCGCGAGCTCGCCGGGATCCACCAGGCCATGGAGTTCCTGCCCCAGGCCAACCGGACCGCGCTGGGGGAGGAGGTGCCCGACCAGATCCGTGCCGACGGCAAGCACGTCGTGATCATCGGCGGCGGCGACACGGGTGCGGACTGCCTGGGGACCTCCATCCGGCAGGGCGCGGCCAGCATCACCCAGCTGGAGATCCTGCCGCAGCCGCCCGAGACCCGGCCGGCCAACCAGCCCTGGCCGTCGTACCCGATGACCTTCCGGATCTCCTCGGCCCACGAGGAGGGCGGGGACCGGATGTTCGCGGTCTCGACGACGGAGTTCCTCGGTGACGAGGAGGGCCGCGTGCGGGCCCTGCGGCTCGTCGAGGTGGACGCCAAGTTCCAGCCGGTCGCCGGCACCGAGCGGGACCTTCCCGCGGACCTGGTGCTGCTCGCGATGGGCTTCACCGGTCCGCAGCGCGAGGGACTCCTCGACCAGCTCGGCGTCGCCCTGGACGAGCGGGGCAACGTGGTGCGCGACGAGCGGTACGCCGCCTCGGTGGAGAAGGTGTTCGTGGCCGGCGACGCCGGTCGCGGCCAGTCGCTGATCGTCTGGGCGATCGCGGAGGGCCGGGCAGCCGCGGCGGGCGTGGACGCCTACCTCACCGGGTCCACCGCGCTGCCGGTGCCGATCCCGCCCACGGCACGTCCGCTGAGCGTCTGA
- the pyk gene encoding pyruvate kinase, which produces MRRAKIVCTLGPAVATPEKIRELVDAGMDVARLNMSHGSYEDHERMYRMVREASDASGHGVGIFADLQGPKIRLGTFADGPVVLETGQRWTITTRDVPGDAVECGTTYSGLPGDVSPGDPILIDDGKVRLFVTGVEGRDVHTRVVVGGRVSDHKGINLPGVAVSVPALSEKDKDDLRWALRQCVDFVALSFVRHAADVEDVRQVMAEEGVRVPVIAKIEKPQAIANMEAIIDAFDGLMVARGDLGVECPLEQVPLHQKNLIDLARRHAKPVIVATQMLESMVDSPSPTRAEASDVANAVLDGADAVMLSGETSVGRHPVLTVQTMARIIENTEDHGLARMAAVTWQPRSRGGVITKAAAEVAERIGARYLVAFTQSGDSARRLARYRCEIPVLAFTPLAATRSQLAMTWGVETFKTEDVEHTDEMVRQVDEALLAIGRVTEGERVVIVGGSPPGIPGSTNALRIHRIGDAINGVAPAYRRLGPR; this is translated from the coding sequence GTGCGTAGAGCAAAGATCGTGTGCACCCTGGGTCCCGCAGTAGCCACCCCCGAGAAGATCCGTGAGCTGGTCGACGCGGGCATGGACGTGGCGCGGCTCAACATGAGCCACGGCTCGTACGAGGACCACGAGCGGATGTACCGGATGGTGCGGGAGGCCAGCGACGCCTCCGGTCACGGAGTCGGCATCTTCGCCGACCTCCAGGGCCCCAAGATCCGGCTGGGGACCTTCGCCGACGGCCCGGTGGTGCTCGAGACCGGCCAGCGCTGGACCATCACCACCCGCGACGTGCCGGGCGACGCCGTCGAGTGCGGCACGACGTACTCCGGGCTCCCGGGCGACGTCTCGCCGGGCGACCCGATCCTGATCGACGACGGCAAGGTGCGTCTGTTCGTCACCGGGGTCGAGGGACGCGACGTGCACACCCGGGTGGTCGTGGGCGGACGGGTCTCGGACCACAAGGGCATCAACCTGCCCGGCGTCGCGGTCTCGGTGCCGGCGCTGTCGGAGAAGGACAAGGACGACCTGCGGTGGGCGCTGCGGCAGTGCGTCGACTTCGTCGCCCTGAGCTTCGTCCGCCACGCCGCGGACGTCGAGGACGTCCGTCAGGTGATGGCCGAGGAGGGCGTGCGCGTCCCGGTCATCGCCAAGATCGAGAAGCCGCAGGCGATCGCCAACATGGAGGCGATCATCGACGCCTTCGACGGCCTGATGGTGGCCCGCGGCGACCTGGGCGTGGAGTGTCCCCTGGAGCAGGTCCCGCTGCACCAGAAGAACCTCATCGACCTCGCCCGCCGGCACGCCAAGCCGGTGATCGTGGCCACCCAGATGCTGGAGTCGATGGTCGACTCGCCGTCGCCGACCCGCGCCGAGGCCTCCGACGTGGCGAACGCCGTCCTGGACGGGGCCGACGCGGTCATGCTGTCGGGGGAGACCAGCGTGGGCCGGCACCCCGTGCTGACTGTGCAGACCATGGCACGCATCATCGAGAACACCGAGGACCACGGCCTGGCCCGGATGGCTGCGGTGACCTGGCAGCCGCGCAGTCGCGGGGGAGTCATCACCAAGGCGGCCGCGGAGGTCGCGGAGCGGATCGGGGCGCGCTACCTCGTCGCCTTCACCCAGAGCGGCGACTCCGCACGTCGGCTGGCCCGGTACCGCTGCGAGATCCCCGTGCTGGCCTTCACGCCGCTGGCGGCCACCCGCTCCCAGCTGGCCATGACGTGGGGCGTGGAGACGTTCAAGACCGAGGACGTGGAGCACACCGACGAGATGGTGCGCCAGGTCGACGAGGCGCTGCTGGCCATCGGGCGTGTCACCGAGGGGGAGCGGGTGGTCATCGTCGGCGGCAGCCCTCCCGGGATCCCCGGATCCACCAACGCCCTGCGCATCCACCGCATCGGGGACGCGATCAACGGCGTCGCACCGGCGTACCGGCGCCTCGGCCCTCGCTGA
- a CDS encoding ANTAR domain-containing response regulator, which produces MTAPAPTSRPTVVIAEDEALIRMDLAEMLAEEGYDVVGQAGDGERAVELAEELRPDLVILDVRMPVLDGIAAAERIAAQRICAVVILTAFSQRELVERARDAGAMAYLVKPFGRSDLVPAVEMAMSRFGELRGLEAEVGDLNERLATRKAMDRAKGVLQAELGISEPEAFRWIQKTAMDLRLSMRQVADGVLTHGPGIAQSE; this is translated from the coding sequence GTGACCGCACCTGCCCCGACGTCCAGGCCCACCGTCGTCATCGCCGAGGACGAGGCGCTGATCCGGATGGATCTCGCCGAGATGCTGGCCGAGGAGGGGTACGACGTGGTCGGCCAGGCCGGCGACGGGGAGCGGGCGGTCGAGCTCGCGGAGGAGCTGCGCCCGGACCTGGTCATCCTCGACGTCCGGATGCCGGTGCTGGACGGCATCGCAGCCGCGGAGCGCATCGCGGCCCAGCGCATCTGCGCGGTCGTCATCCTCACCGCCTTCAGCCAGCGTGAGCTCGTGGAACGAGCCCGTGACGCCGGCGCGATGGCCTACCTGGTCAAGCCGTTCGGCAGGTCCGACCTGGTGCCGGCCGTGGAGATGGCGATGAGCCGGTTCGGCGAGCTCCGCGGCCTGGAGGCGGAGGTGGGCGACCTCAACGAGCGGCTGGCCACGCGCAAGGCCATGGACCGGGCCAAGGGCGTGCTGCAGGCGGAGCTGGGGATCAGCGAGCCGGAGGCGTTCCGGTGGATCCAGAAGACGGCGATGGACCTGCGGCTCTCGATGCGGCAGGTGGCCGACGGCGTGCTGACGCACGGCCCGGGCATCGCGCAGAGCGAGTAG
- a CDS encoding branched-chain amino acid ABC transporter permease, with amino-acid sequence MILGALSFLLAAPAQAVDTLCMPSETTGCIAGTLRTEEGPIADVDLTLTGPTGVEETVTTSESGKWNLSISEEGQYEVAIVTDTLPDDLDTKGAATVQATLGSTAAAVIEVRTSSYSSERSFGEYLAQSAANGIRLGLLLALASVGLSLIYGTTRLASFSHAEQVTLGGMLAYGLVNVAGMNLWLGGALTVALCALTGYLQDRVLWQPLRRRGLGLTQLMIVTIGLSLAMQYCFQYFVGARTVRIVQDNPGVATLGPITMTYQSFVAMGIAVLVLGGVGFALLRTRVGRATRAVADNPALAAASGIDVDKVIRLVWTVAAGLAGLSGIMYALVTNGIKWDSGMQILLLLFAATTLGGLGTAFGALIGSLIIGLVVELAPVFGMPGDFKYATAMLILILLLLVRPQGLLGKAERVG; translated from the coding sequence GTGATCCTCGGAGCCCTCTCCTTCCTGCTGGCCGCGCCGGCACAGGCGGTGGACACGCTGTGCATGCCGAGCGAGACCACCGGATGCATCGCGGGCACCCTGCGCACCGAGGAGGGGCCGATCGCCGACGTCGACCTGACCCTCACCGGCCCCACGGGGGTCGAGGAGACGGTGACCACCAGCGAGTCGGGCAAGTGGAACCTCTCGATCTCCGAAGAGGGCCAGTACGAGGTCGCGATCGTCACCGACACCCTGCCCGACGACCTGGACACCAAGGGTGCGGCCACCGTCCAGGCCACGTTGGGCTCGACCGCCGCCGCGGTCATCGAGGTACGCACCAGCAGCTACAGCTCCGAGCGCAGCTTCGGGGAGTACTTGGCCCAGAGCGCCGCCAACGGCATCCGGCTCGGCCTGCTGCTGGCGCTGGCCTCGGTGGGCCTGTCCCTGATCTACGGCACCACCCGGCTGGCGAGCTTCTCCCACGCCGAGCAGGTCACCCTGGGCGGCATGCTCGCCTACGGCCTGGTCAACGTGGCGGGGATGAACCTGTGGCTCGGTGGCGCCCTCACGGTGGCGCTGTGCGCCCTCACCGGCTATCTCCAGGACCGCGTGCTCTGGCAGCCGCTCCGGCGGCGGGGGCTCGGCCTCACCCAGCTGATGATCGTGACCATCGGGCTCTCCCTGGCCATGCAGTACTGCTTCCAGTACTTCGTCGGCGCCCGGACCGTCCGGATCGTCCAGGACAACCCCGGGGTGGCCACCTTGGGTCCGATCACCATGACCTACCAGTCCTTCGTCGCGATGGGTATCGCGGTGCTGGTGCTCGGGGGCGTGGGGTTCGCCCTGCTGCGCACCCGGGTCGGGCGCGCCACCCGCGCGGTGGCGGACAACCCGGCACTCGCGGCTGCCTCGGGCATCGACGTCGACAAGGTGATCCGCCTGGTGTGGACCGTGGCGGCCGGCCTGGCCGGCCTGTCCGGGATCATGTACGCGCTGGTGACCAACGGGATCAAGTGGGACTCGGGCATGCAGATCCTGCTGCTCCTGTTCGCCGCCACCACGCTCGGCGGTCTCGGGACCGCGTTCGGTGCGCTGATCGGCTCGCTGATCATCGGGCTGGTCGTGGAGCTGGCCCCGGTCTTCGGCATGCCCGGGGACTTCAAGTACGCCACCGCGATGCTCATCCTCATCCTGCTCTTGCTGGTGCGGCCCCAGGGTCTGCTCGGCAAGGCGGAGCGAGTCGGCTAG
- a CDS encoding branched-chain amino acid ABC transporter permease, which produces MTIDAGSESVEAQSIQEARPQAGPARRALYIALGLVAGMALLILIGELVPGTAGSIARGMAREAISPQTAAVAIAVIGLNVHFGFTGLLNIGQAGFMLIGAYGLTISLKADVPIVLAVLIGLAASVIFSLILGLPTLRLRGDYLAIVTISAAEIIRYVGRSSLLTDFTGAAQGIQGKSYRDPFTDLSFFGSGEKSFFFLDYQMTGVNGWWVRFVAWSLVALCVGLIFLLARSPWGRLLRGIREDEAAILSLGKNAFSVKMQALVIGGALGALGGMVYVLPSSVQPDSMGRALTFFAWTALLLGGAATIFGPVLGSILFFMTRIFIKGTAGAIMPPEVMSSQQTEQFSWIVVGVALMLLVIFRPQGILGDKRELRFNV; this is translated from the coding sequence ATGACCATCGACGCAGGCTCAGAGTCCGTTGAGGCTCAGTCCATCCAGGAAGCACGGCCGCAGGCCGGTCCCGCCCGGCGCGCCCTCTACATCGCCCTCGGGCTGGTGGCCGGCATGGCGCTGCTGATCCTCATCGGCGAGCTGGTGCCGGGCACCGCAGGCAGCATCGCCCGGGGCATGGCGCGGGAGGCGATCTCGCCGCAGACGGCCGCGGTCGCCATCGCCGTCATCGGGCTCAACGTGCACTTCGGCTTCACCGGCCTGCTCAACATCGGCCAGGCCGGCTTCATGCTCATCGGTGCCTACGGCCTCACCATCTCGCTGAAGGCCGACGTGCCGATCGTGCTCGCCGTGCTCATCGGCCTGGCCGCCTCCGTGATCTTCTCCCTGATCCTGGGCCTGCCCACACTGCGGCTGCGCGGGGACTACCTGGCCATCGTGACGATCTCGGCCGCCGAGATCATCCGGTACGTCGGCCGCTCGTCACTGTTGACGGACTTCACCGGTGCCGCACAGGGCATCCAGGGCAAGTCGTACCGTGACCCGTTCACCGACCTCTCCTTCTTCGGCTCGGGGGAGAAGAGCTTCTTCTTCCTCGACTACCAGATGACCGGCGTCAACGGCTGGTGGGTGCGCTTCGTCGCGTGGTCGCTGGTGGCGCTCTGCGTGGGCCTGATCTTCCTGCTCGCCCGCAGCCCCTGGGGTCGGCTGCTACGTGGGATCCGGGAGGACGAGGCCGCGATCCTCAGCCTGGGCAAGAACGCCTTCTCGGTGAAGATGCAGGCCCTGGTCATCGGCGGCGCGCTGGGCGCGCTCGGCGGCATGGTCTACGTCCTGCCGTCCTCGGTGCAGCCCGACTCGATGGGCCGGGCCCTCACCTTCTTCGCCTGGACCGCCCTGCTGCTCGGCGGAGCCGCCACCATCTTCGGGCCGGTCCTGGGGTCGATCCTCTTCTTCATGACGCGCATCTTCATCAAGGGCACGGCGGGGGCCATCATGCCGCCCGAGGTGATGAGCAGCCAGCAGACCGAGCAGTTCTCCTGGATCGTCGTCGGCGTCGCCCTGATGCTGCTGGTGATCTTCCGACCACAAGGGATTCTGGGCGACAAGAGGGAGCTGCGGTTCAATGTCTGA
- a CDS encoding ABC transporter ATP-binding protein, whose amino-acid sequence MSEAQVRPRDFDSADPASRRQLMAGVEAVPGSAKPDAILKVDNIVRAFGGMTAVDVGHLEVQRGVITALIGPNGAGKTTFFNLITGFDKPTSAGSGAHWEFEGKSLDKTSASTVARSGMVRTFQLTKALNRMTVLDNMMLGARDQAGENLFKSLLKPLWSGQEREIEAKAKDLLQRFKLLDKKDDFAGSLSGGQRKLLEMARALMSDPTMIMLDEPMAGVNPALTQSLLAHIQSLRDEGMTVLFVEHDMHMVRHISDWVIVMAEGKIVAEGAADVVMSNPAVIDAYLGAHHDTDLGDDSLLTDETMTELAQAVKDEDKAHD is encoded by the coding sequence ATGTCTGAGGCACAGGTGCGCCCCCGGGACTTCGACTCCGCTGACCCGGCGTCGCGACGACAGTTGATGGCCGGCGTCGAGGCGGTTCCGGGCTCGGCCAAGCCGGACGCCATCTTGAAGGTCGACAACATCGTGCGCGCCTTCGGCGGCATGACCGCGGTCGACGTCGGACACCTCGAGGTCCAGCGCGGCGTGATCACGGCGCTGATTGGGCCCAACGGGGCGGGCAAGACCACGTTCTTCAACCTGATCACCGGGTTCGACAAGCCGACCTCGGCCGGCAGCGGCGCCCACTGGGAGTTCGAGGGCAAGTCGCTCGACAAGACCTCGGCCTCCACGGTGGCCCGCTCGGGCATGGTCCGCACCTTCCAGCTGACCAAGGCGCTGAACCGGATGACCGTCCTGGACAACATGATGCTGGGTGCGCGCGACCAGGCCGGGGAGAACCTCTTCAAGTCCCTGCTCAAGCCGCTGTGGAGCGGCCAGGAGCGGGAGATCGAGGCCAAGGCCAAGGATCTGCTGCAGCGCTTCAAGCTGCTGGACAAGAAGGACGACTTCGCCGGCAGCCTCTCCGGCGGGCAGCGCAAGCTGCTGGAGATGGCTCGGGCGCTGATGAGCGACCCGACGATGATCATGCTGGACGAGCCGATGGCCGGGGTGAACCCGGCCCTGACCCAGTCGCTGCTGGCTCACATCCAGAGCCTGCGGGACGAAGGCATGACCGTGCTGTTCGTCGAGCACGACATGCACATGGTCCGCCACATCTCCGACTGGGTGATCGTGATGGCCGAGGGCAAGATCGTCGCCGAGGGCGCGGCCGACGTGGTGATGAGCAACCCGGCCGTCATCGACGCCTACCTGGGTGCCCACCACGACACCGACCTGGGAGACGACTCGCTCCTCACCGACGAGACCATGACCGAGTTGGCGCAGGCAGTGAAGGACGAGGACAAGGCCCATGACTGA
- a CDS encoding ABC transporter ATP-binding protein: MTETAPSAVPVVEAENVVAGYLPGVNILNGCSLTAYPGEMIGIIGPNGAGKSTLLKAMFGLVNVHEGAVRLHGEDITNKRTNRLVEMGVGFVPQTNNVFPSLTIEENLRMGLFLRPKKVGERLQAMWDLFPVLHDRRNQSAGALSGGERQSLAMARALMMEPAVLLLDEPSAGLSPVRQDETFLRTRMINKTGVCVVMVEQNARRCLQICDRGYVLDQGRDAYTGTGRELANDPKVIELYLGTLAADVKSESA; encoded by the coding sequence ATGACTGAGACCGCTCCCAGTGCCGTGCCCGTCGTGGAGGCCGAGAACGTCGTGGCCGGCTACCTGCCAGGCGTCAACATCCTCAACGGCTGCAGCCTGACCGCCTACCCCGGCGAGATGATCGGCATCATCGGCCCCAACGGTGCCGGCAAGTCGACCCTGCTCAAGGCGATGTTCGGGCTGGTCAACGTGCACGAGGGTGCGGTGCGGCTGCACGGCGAGGACATCACCAACAAGCGGACCAACCGGCTGGTGGAGATGGGCGTGGGCTTCGTGCCCCAGACCAACAACGTGTTCCCGAGCCTCACCATCGAGGAGAACCTGCGGATGGGGCTCTTCCTGCGCCCCAAGAAGGTGGGGGAGCGCCTGCAGGCCATGTGGGACCTCTTCCCGGTGCTGCACGACCGGCGCAACCAGAGCGCCGGTGCGCTGTCCGGCGGCGAGCGCCAGTCGCTGGCCATGGCTCGGGCCCTGATGATGGAGCCCGCGGTGCTGCTGCTCGACGAGCCCTCCGCGGGGCTCTCGCCGGTGCGCCAGGACGAAACCTTCCTGCGCACCCGGATGATCAACAAGACCGGGGTCTGCGTGGTGATGGTGGAGCAGAACGCGCGCCGCTGCCTGCAGATCTGCGACCGCGGCTACGTGCTGGACCAGGGTCGGGACGCCTACACCGGCACCGGCCGGGAGCTGGCCAACGACCCGAAGGTGATCGAGCTCTACCTCGGCACGCTGGCCGCGGACGTGAAGTCCGAGAGCGCCTGA
- a CDS encoding ABC transporter substrate-binding protein: MNRSTSASWLKVMAGAATLSLALTACGSESDSEANEDPTDSASASESTDAAAFTNDECGTDTTSKDTFKVGGILPLTGNLAYLGPPEISGVGLAVSEINAAGGVNGVDACHMIEDSGDSTDMSVSTASAGNMVAAKPSVVIGAASSSVSLNFVDTLTDNKIVQISPANTAVDLSGYSDYFFRTAPPDGIQGNALGTLIATDGYKKIAFLVFNDTYGTGLRNATQAAIENAGGEVVYGGKGDGDEFPAGQTTFSAEVTAALNSSPDAIVILAFDETKAIVPELAAQGWDMQKTYFSDGNTADYGEDFEAGTLEGAQGTIPGADPEAVPGFKDNLIGWYDSAEGETLKDFAYGPESYDAVMLAALAAVRGGDTTSVTIQKNLAAVSGAEKGAEECATYEECVELLEADKEIQYTGPSGIGPINAKNDPSSAFIGIYTFNADNKNELTGSVEGKS; encoded by the coding sequence GTGAATCGATCCACATCAGCCTCCTGGCTCAAGGTGATGGCTGGCGCTGCCACGCTGTCGCTCGCGCTCACCGCCTGCGGCAGCGAATCCGACTCGGAGGCGAACGAGGACCCCACGGACTCGGCCTCGGCCTCGGAAAGCACTGACGCTGCTGCGTTCACCAACGACGAGTGCGGCACCGACACGACCTCCAAGGACACCTTCAAGGTCGGTGGCATCCTGCCGCTCACCGGCAACCTGGCCTACCTCGGCCCGCCCGAGATCTCCGGGGTCGGTCTCGCGGTCTCCGAGATCAACGCGGCCGGCGGCGTCAACGGCGTCGACGCGTGCCACATGATCGAGGACTCCGGCGACTCCACCGACATGTCGGTCTCGACCGCCTCAGCCGGCAACATGGTGGCGGCCAAGCCGTCCGTGGTGATCGGCGCCGCGTCGTCCAGCGTCTCGCTGAACTTCGTCGACACCCTCACCGACAACAAGATCGTGCAGATCTCCCCCGCCAACACCGCGGTGGACCTGAGCGGCTACTCCGACTACTTCTTCCGCACCGCACCGCCGGACGGCATCCAGGGCAACGCGCTCGGCACCCTGATCGCCACCGACGGCTACAAGAAGATCGCCTTCCTGGTGTTCAACGACACCTACGGCACTGGTCTGCGCAACGCCACCCAGGCGGCCATCGAGAACGCGGGCGGCGAGGTCGTGTACGGCGGGAAGGGCGACGGCGACGAGTTCCCCGCCGGCCAGACCACGTTCTCGGCCGAGGTCACCGCGGCCCTGAACAGCTCGCCCGACGCCATCGTCATCCTGGCGTTCGACGAGACCAAGGCCATCGTGCCCGAGCTCGCCGCGCAGGGCTGGGACATGCAGAAGACCTACTTCAGCGACGGCAACACCGCCGACTACGGCGAGGACTTCGAGGCCGGCACGCTCGAGGGTGCCCAGGGCACCATCCCGGGTGCCGACCCCGAGGCGGTCCCGGGCTTCAAGGACAACCTCATCGGCTGGTACGACTCCGCCGAGGGCGAGACCCTGAAGGACTTCGCCTACGGCCCCGAGTCCTACGACGCGGTCATGCTGGCGGCCCTGGCGGCCGTCAGGGGTGGCGACACCACCTCGGTGACCATCCAGAAGAACCTGGCAGCGGTCTCCGGCGCCGAGAAGGGCGCCGAGGAGTGCGCCACCTACGAGGAGTGCGTCGAGCTCCTCGAGGCGGACAAGGAGATCCAGTACACCGGCCCGTCGGGCATCGGCCCGATCAACGCCAAGAACGACCCCTCCTCCGCGTTCATCGGCATCTACACGTTCAACGCCGACAACAAGAACGAGCTGACCGGCTCGGTCGAGGGCAAGAGCTGA
- a CDS encoding hotdog fold thioesterase, with protein MTQDQEPAAAAAAPTPTQDDTAESELLETMRSQLGALNAKMGVELLELSAERLVATMPVEGNTQPYGLLHGGASVVLAETLGSMGAAVHAHPDRIPVGVDINATHHRSARSGTVTGVATAIHLGRTSAAYEIVISDEQGRRLCTSRITCALIPADRSA; from the coding sequence ATGACCCAGGACCAGGAACCGGCAGCCGCTGCCGCCGCACCGACCCCCACCCAGGACGACACCGCGGAGAGCGAGCTGCTGGAGACGATGCGCAGCCAGCTCGGCGCGCTCAACGCCAAGATGGGTGTCGAGCTCCTCGAGCTCTCCGCCGAGAGGTTGGTCGCCACGATGCCCGTCGAGGGCAACACCCAGCCCTACGGCCTGCTGCACGGAGGCGCCTCGGTGGTCCTGGCGGAGACGCTCGGCTCGATGGGCGCCGCCGTGCACGCGCACCCCGACCGGATCCCGGTCGGCGTGGACATCAACGCCACCCACCACCGCTCCGCGCGCAGCGGGACGGTGACCGGTGTGGCCACCGCGATCCACCTCGGACGTACCTCGGCCGCCTACGAGATCGTGATCAGCGACGAGCAGGGTCGGCGACTGTGCACCTCCCGGATCACCTGTGCGCTGATCCCGGCGGACCGCAGCGCCTGA